One region of Trachemys scripta elegans isolate TJP31775 chromosome 8, CAS_Tse_1.0, whole genome shotgun sequence genomic DNA includes:
- the GNPDA1 gene encoding glucosamine-6-phosphate isomerase 1 isoform X2, with product MKLIILENYVQASEWAAKYIRNRIIQFNPGPDKYFTLGLPTGSTPLGCYKKLIEYYKNGDLSFKYVKTFNMDEYVGLPRDHLESYHSFMWNNFFKHIDISPENTHILDGNAADLQAECDAFEGKIKAAGGIELFVGGIGPDGHIAFNEPGSSLVSRTRVKTLAMDTILANARFFDGDLSKVPTMALTVGVGTVMDAREVMILITGAHKAFALYKAIEEGVNHMWTVSAFQQHPSTVFVCDEDATLELKVKTVKYFKGLMLVHNKLVEPLYSMKETGAERRQSKKPYSD from the exons ATGAAACTCATCATTCTTGAGAACTATGTGCAAGCCAGTGAGTGGGCTGCAAAATACATTAGGAATCGAATTATCCAGTTTAACCCTGGCCCAGACAAATACTTCACTCTTGGACTTCCCACAG GAAGCACTCCTTTAGGATGTTACAAAAAGTTGATTGAGTATTACAAGAATGGAGACTTGTCCTTCAAATATGTGAAAACCTTTAATATGGATGAATATGTAG GTCTCCCAAGGGATCACCTGGAAAGTTATCACTCCTTCATGTGGAATAACTTTTTCAAGCACATTGACATCTCTCCAGAAAACACCCATATTCTGGATGGAAATGCAGCTGACCTACAGGCGGAGTGTGATGCTTTTGAGGGGAAAATCAAAGCAGCTGGTGGAATCGAACTCTTTGTTGGAG GTATTGGCCCAGATGGTCATATTGCCTTCAACGAGCCCGGCTCAAGTCTGGTGTCCAGAACTAGAGTGAAGACATTGGCTATGGACACCATATTGGCTAATGCTAGATTCTTTGATGGCGACCTCTCCAAAGTTCCCACAATGGCTCTCACAGTTGGAGTAGGCACAGTCATGGATGCTAGAGAG GTTATGATTCTAATCACAGGAGCCCATAAAGCGTTTGCTTTGTACAAAGCCATTGAGGAAGGGGTGAACCACATGTGGACAGTGTCTGCCTTTCAGCAGCATCCCAGCACTGTCTTTGTGTGTGATGAGGATGCCACCCTAGAACTCAAAGTTAAAACAGTGAAATACTTTAAAG GTTTAATGCTTGTTCATAACAAGCTTGTGGAACCCTTATACAGTATGAAGGAAACAGGAGCAGAAAGAAGACAGTCTAAGAAGCCGTACAGTGACTAG
- the GNPDA1 gene encoding glucosamine-6-phosphate isomerase 1 isoform X1 yields MTRAAAWGEAEWGAGAAGCGAPGQETMKLIILENYVQASEWAAKYIRNRIIQFNPGPDKYFTLGLPTGSTPLGCYKKLIEYYKNGDLSFKYVKTFNMDEYVGLPRDHLESYHSFMWNNFFKHIDISPENTHILDGNAADLQAECDAFEGKIKAAGGIELFVGGIGPDGHIAFNEPGSSLVSRTRVKTLAMDTILANARFFDGDLSKVPTMALTVGVGTVMDAREVMILITGAHKAFALYKAIEEGVNHMWTVSAFQQHPSTVFVCDEDATLELKVKTVKYFKGLMLVHNKLVEPLYSMKETGAERRQSKKPYSD; encoded by the exons ATGACGAGAGCCGCGGCTTGGGGCGAAGCTGAGTGGGGGGCGGGCGCAGCAGGGTGCGGCGCGCCTGGACAG GAGACAATGAAACTCATCATTCTTGAGAACTATGTGCAAGCCAGTGAGTGGGCTGCAAAATACATTAGGAATCGAATTATCCAGTTTAACCCTGGCCCAGACAAATACTTCACTCTTGGACTTCCCACAG GAAGCACTCCTTTAGGATGTTACAAAAAGTTGATTGAGTATTACAAGAATGGAGACTTGTCCTTCAAATATGTGAAAACCTTTAATATGGATGAATATGTAG GTCTCCCAAGGGATCACCTGGAAAGTTATCACTCCTTCATGTGGAATAACTTTTTCAAGCACATTGACATCTCTCCAGAAAACACCCATATTCTGGATGGAAATGCAGCTGACCTACAGGCGGAGTGTGATGCTTTTGAGGGGAAAATCAAAGCAGCTGGTGGAATCGAACTCTTTGTTGGAG GTATTGGCCCAGATGGTCATATTGCCTTCAACGAGCCCGGCTCAAGTCTGGTGTCCAGAACTAGAGTGAAGACATTGGCTATGGACACCATATTGGCTAATGCTAGATTCTTTGATGGCGACCTCTCCAAAGTTCCCACAATGGCTCTCACAGTTGGAGTAGGCACAGTCATGGATGCTAGAGAG GTTATGATTCTAATCACAGGAGCCCATAAAGCGTTTGCTTTGTACAAAGCCATTGAGGAAGGGGTGAACCACATGTGGACAGTGTCTGCCTTTCAGCAGCATCCCAGCACTGTCTTTGTGTGTGATGAGGATGCCACCCTAGAACTCAAAGTTAAAACAGTGAAATACTTTAAAG GTTTAATGCTTGTTCATAACAAGCTTGTGGAACCCTTATACAGTATGAAGGAAACAGGAGCAGAAAGAAGACAGTCTAAGAAGCCGTACAGTGACTAG